The Calliphora vicina chromosome 3, idCalVici1.1, whole genome shotgun sequence genome contains a region encoding:
- the LOC135955264 gene encoding protamine-like, producing the protein MARGMVCPRPSARRGRSSRRSGGRCLKPGPVGRNPYLNFLRQFRKQNCGLSPVETIRAGAKEWKRLNKEERLRFIKEAFYAPKRRRQSNMCGPASSRRSSKRSSSRRAGRSRRRAMC; encoded by the exons ATGGCAAGAGGAATGGTTTGTCCTCGTCCCTCGGCTCGTAGGGGTCGATCAAGTCGACGATCAGGAGGTCGTTGCCTAAAACCAGGACCAGTGGGACGTAATCCCTATTTGAATTTCTTGAGACAATTTCGAAAGCAAAATTGTGGCTTATCGCCAGTAGAAACAATTCGCGCTGGTGCCAAAGAATGGAAACGTTTGAACAAGGAGGAACGACTTCGCTTTATAAAGgag GCATTTTATGCTCCAAAACGAAGAAGGCAAAGTAACATGTGTGGACCGGCAAGCAGTCGCAGATCTTCCAAACGAAGTAGCTCAAGAAGAGCTGGTCGTTCCAGACGTCGTGCTATGTGTTAA